CTGCATACGGTCGCGCAGCTTTTTATCCAGCGCGCCCATCGGTTCATCAAGCAGCAGCAGTTTTGGCCGCTTTGCCAGGCTGCGCGCCAGCGCCACACGCTGACGCTGGCCGCCAGAGAGCTGGTGGGGCTTACGTTTGGCATAATCCTGCATATGCACCAGCGTCAACATCTCGGCTACGCGCGCGCTTATCTCACCTTTCGCCAGCCTGTCCTGCTTGAGGCCAAAGGCAATGTTTTGCTCCACCGTCATATGCGGAAAAAGCGCATAGGACTGGAACATCATATTGATAGGGCGTTGATACGGCGGCACATGGGAAAGATCAAGCCCGTCCAGCACAACCTGGCCCTGGGTCGGGGATTCAAATCCTGCCAACATGCGCAGCAGGGTTGACTTGCCGCAGCCTGAAGGCCCAAGCAGCGCGAAAATCTCGCCTTTATAGATGGTGAGGTTCACATCATCCACCGCATGCTGCCCATCGAAGGATTTGGTCAGATTACGGATCTCCAGCAGCGGCGATAGCGCCCTGCCGGTTTTGCCTTGAGAACGGGAAATGACATCATTCACTGCCATGATACTCCGGCATCGTAAGTGGGGCCCGCCGTTTGGAGAGGCGGGCCCGCTGAAATGATAAGACAGAGGCCGTTATGCGCGCCTCTGTGGCGATACGCGCTACTGCCCACTCTTCACTTTAGTCCATGCCCGCGTGCGCACGCGGTCAAGTTTTGGCTCCTGCACCTTGAGGATGAACAGTTTTGCCATCACGTCCGCCGGAGGGTAGACGCCAGGATTATTGCGGATAGCGGCATCGACAAACGGCAGCGAGGCTTTATTACCGCTGGCGTAGAAAACCGCGTTCGATATGTTCGCCATCACTTTAGGTTCCAGCAGGTAGTTAATAAACTGCCAGGCTTCATCAACATTTTTTGCATCTTTCGGGACGGCAAGCGTATCAAAGAATGCCAGCGCGCCCTCTTTTGGGATGCTGTAGGCGATCTCAACACCGTTT
This DNA window, taken from Erwinia tasmaniensis Et1/99, encodes the following:
- the potG gene encoding putrescine ABC transporter ATP-binding subunit PotG, translated to MNDVISRSQGKTGRALSPLLEIRNLTKSFDGQHAVDDVNLTIYKGEIFALLGPSGCGKSTLLRMLAGFESPTQGQVVLDGLDLSHVPPYQRPINMMFQSYALFPHMTVEQNIAFGLKQDRLAKGEISARVAEMLTLVHMQDYAKRKPHQLSGGQRQRVALARSLAKRPKLLLLDEPMGALDKKLRDRMQHEVVDILERVGVTCVMVTHDQEEAMTMAGRIAIMNRGKFVQIGEPEEIYEHPATRFSAEFIGSANLFEGILRERRPDSLLIDSPALGCPLRVLSDASVVDGVPVTVALRPEKVMLCTQPTADGCNYAVGDVVHIAYLGDLSIYHVRLGNGQMISAQLQNAHRFRQGTPTWGDEVHLCWDADSCVILMQ